TGTATTCCATTACATTGTTGAAAGTCAGTAACTTAATCTAAATACTATGGATTACTTATAAAATACAGAGTTTTTCATACAGCAAATGTTAGGGTGGCATGTTTCACCGAGTGGCGGAACAAAGTAGAACAATTTTctaaatctgtgtttttgaaattgttttacaTTACCTTCCAGATCACCTGCAGTTGCTACTCGCTGTCATTAGAtgtcattaaaatttcatgacAGCAGATAAGCCTCAACTAGTTCCATCAATGCAAAACTGTtgctgatgagagagagagagagggagagagagagagagagagacagagggagcgaaagggagcgagagggagagagagaaggaaggtgGCACAGTCAGGAACCATATCAATGTAAATGTAGCCAAACAGTGCCAGTGTTCCcgtttcctctctttctttccttacCACCTCTTTTGTCATGTATGGAGGGCCACAAACATATAGACATATAGACCAACGACTTCAACTTTGATTCTATTTAAATCtatttaaatgttcatttcaaccTGCACTAAGTGATTTCAGAACCTATAAATCCTAACCTGTGGTTTATGGAGACTTCTGTACCCCTAGATATATAAACTAATATCAAGTCACTAGGCCCATCCCAGTTTCCTacctcttttctctgttgttgttaAGTTCCAGCCCAGAATGTAGCTCCACCCACTTCACCCCCTCGCCAACCATCTCTGAAACCAagcattctgcagataaacatctGAATTTCAAATCAGTCGTGCCAGTGCCTCTGTTGCCGCAGTCAGCACTGCAGCGACAGACagagttcattcaaagcagcttatcttgttgctgaaagtctgcagcttcacagattttcaaattggaggtcagagacaaaataatccaagttatCCAACCAGAGCGCTGTGAGAGTGAAGTGTATCCTTCATTTCCgtccaaaaaacacattttttcaaattaacttttttttttttttttttttttttttttcatttttacctgGTAACATTGCAGGATGGCTGGTGTTAGTATTTACATCTGATTTCCCCTCTTCTGTCTTCACTGACTTGCCAGTGAATCTATCTCAACATAGTGAGAATTAGACCAATAAAAATATGACTAACTTCAAAATATGTCTTGAGGTTGTAGGTCAGTTGATGCTGAGGGAAGTTTCATTGCTGGCTCACATAATTTGCATTACACTGTTATATTTCAGCTATTTTCTTACTTGAACATAAAATGCTTTCGGTATTTCCAGGCTCCAAGGCCTCTTGAGGGGACCGGGGCCCGATGTTAAACAAGGTGTCTGGTTTTTGGTGGCGGGTGATGTCACTACCTGTTGTTCTCTATGGCAGTGACATCACCCGCCACCAAAGACCAGACACCCTACTTTTCACTATTTAAGGTCAGTCTTCATACAGATTTGACTGTGGGGTTAAGTTACTCTTTAAATAATCATGATCTCAGCATTGAccaaaataattgtgattatgatttttgccATAATCAAGCAGCCCTAATACTTACCTCctgttttgcctttttctgCTCAGTCTGCCCCACAGCGTCAAGGCGagcctgtctctttctccatcGGGGCCGGGCCGGGTGGGCAGCGGCGGGGGCTCCCCCACCTCCAAGATGGGCTACTGCGGAGGCGTTCCCGTGGAGGACATGCAGGCCCTGGCCATCACCTCCCTGTCAGCAGCAGACGTAGCCAAACACTATGAACACATCCGTGAGCTGGGCAAGGGCACCTACGGCAAAGTGGACTTGGTGCAACACCGAACCCAAGGTGAGTCGGGGCACATTGTGAATCTGGGAcgtcctggtggctcagctggCTAAAACATATATGATACAAGTGATGTCCCGGGTCCAAATGTCATTCAGGACTTGGTTGTCGCTAGTTATCCCCTTATCTCCTCACCTCCTGATCACCTGTACTTCTGTACCGTCAATGATCCGGTAGAGCAGAAATACcacaaataaagtcattttgGGAGTCAGATGACTCATAGCTGTTTGGAGATTAAATTGCACAATGCTGCTGTGCGTTTCTCAGGTCAGGATAACCAGTTAAGGCAGATCATCGTATTATATCACTGGGTCTCAAGGCATTGCAGCAAGAAATTAATTTCATCGCAGTGAAAAGgctttgttatgttttttttttttttttttaaggagtcGGGGGTAATCCTGGGTTATAGGGAAGTAAGTGTTGAAATGCCCTAAGAAAGCACTATAACTTAAAGGCGTGcagactgagaggctgagatgTCAATAGAGATCAAAAGTGCCATGTGAGCACTTTGAAGAGGctctgtatttctgcagctgTGATAGTGAACAGCTGGTTTCATGTATGcttgagtgtgcgtgtgtgtgttcgtgagtgtgcgcgtgtgtgtgttcgtgtgtgtgtgtgtgtgagagagagagagacaaggcgTGGGGGGAGATTCAGTCATTCAtacatgcatgtttgtatgaatgAACATAGCAGCTGCTACAAAAACAGGGCTGAGTAGTGGGAAATCTCCCTACTCCCTTACAGCAGCAGATAACACTTCGCTTCCAAATTTAAATGCTCTCAGCTATTTTTAAATAGTACCAGGAGTGATTTGGATAATATAATAGTCACTACTGTTGCTCTCAATAGTGCCAGAAATATTGAACTGACATGCAGGCTCGGTGATACAGTTATTCACCAGATAAAGATTACGTTTTTGCAGACTATATTGGTGTATGTGCTTTATGTAAATATCTGTTTCTTTGTAGGCACCAAAATGGCACTGAAGTTTGTTACCAAGAACAAGACGAAGCTCAAGAGTTTCCTCCGGGAATACAGTCTAACAGGTTCACTTAGCTGCAGCCCCTTCATCATCAAAGTTCTGGACGTGCTTTTTGAGACGGAGGACAGCTACGTGTTTGGACAAGAATATGCTCCCGCCGGGGACCTTTTCGACATCATCCCCCCTCAGGTAATGCTATCATTCGCTCTTCCACCAATCACCGTCCTCACTCAGCCAGCGGCTCTCCAATCAGCTGCCATGTTCAGGCACTGCGGTTTTAACAAGCTCTCTTGGGATTGGAGCCTTGTCTTAGCCCTGGTCTCCTTACACTACAGAGCTCTTACTTTGTTTTAGCGAATTCTGGTTGATGTGCCGGGATTGCTTGACTTCAAGGTTCCTCTAAAGGCTCATTAAAATTGGGCACAATGAAACTTAAAATTGAGCCTCTTTTGTCTCACTTCCCCCTTTTTGTGTGTCCCACTTTTCCCTCTGCACCTCCCCTCCCTTACTTAATGCATCTATCAGCTACTCTTTTTGCCTGCTCCTCACTGCAACTCACTTCCCGACGAATCGTTCTCCTACATATATGACCTCCTGTAGTTCCCCCTCCCTTCTCCACAGTGTATCTGCCTTATGTTGCATTAATCAAagcattctctgtctctctgttgcttTCTCCTGCTTTCTTCCCctccccttttcttctctccaggTGGGCCTGCCAGAGGAGATGGTCAAACGTTGTATGCAGCAGCTAGGCTTGGCCCTGGACTTTATGCACAGTAAAAACCTCGTGCATCGGGATGTGAAGCCTGAGAACGTCCTCCTCTTTGACCGCGAATGCCGCCGCGTCAAGCTCGCCGACTTTGGCATGACCCGACGTGTGGGCTGCCGGGTGAAACGGGTGAGTGGCACCATCCCGTACACAGCACCCGAGGTGTGCCGCGCCAGCCGAGCCGAGGGTTTCCTGGTGACCACCAGTCTGGACGTGTGGGCGTTCGGCGTGCTGGTCTTCTGTATGCTGACGGGCAATTTTCCCTGGGAGGCGGCGCTGCCAGCTGATGCCTTTTACGAGGAGTTCCGGCGCTGGCAGAAAGCAGGATGTCCCGTGGGCACATACCCCTCTCAGTGGCGCCGCTTCACTGATGATGCTTTGCGCATGTTTCAGAGGCTGCTGGCTGCCGAGCCGGAGAAACGCTGCGGAGTCAAGGATGTCTTCTGCTTTGTCAAGTATGACCTGGTCAGTGAGCTCCGGCGGCGAGCATCCTGCCGGGCCAAGAGAGGTGAGAGGTCAAGCTCAGGAGTGTGTACTGGCACTtgcacatcctcctcctcctcctcttcgtcacGCTCATCCCATAGACACCCAGAGCCCTCCACCCCTCCGGGAACATCCTGCCTGCGCCCGGCACCACTCAAGCGTAGCGTCCTGTCCGATCCGCTGTCTCCCAGGGAGGAGTCGACGCAGCACCACTCTCCAGGCCGAGACAAGAACAAAAGTCAGATGATGATGGCCACCGCCATCGAGATCTGTGTTTGAGCACACCGGTGTGAGCCATGCAGTCTAGAAGGCTTTTCACAGTAATAACTAGCTGTGAAGGCTTTTTTCACTGTAATAGCTAGCTGAGAAGAGGTGTTAATGACTAGCACAGAGACTCATTTGAGAGAAAGGTGAGGTATTTTAAACACAAAAGAGAAGCTCAGGATTGCATTCCCCGGCTCTAGAAAAAGGCATCATCAATCAGCGGCTCACACATCTGGACAGCTTATCCCTAGCACATGCCTTTTAGGTTTTGATTTGTGACCAAAGACTGCTTCCCAAGCTGAATCCTGGAGTCCACTGACGTTGCTTCTCCTGGCAACTTTATCCGCTGTTCAGCCTATTGTGTTATTTTGCCCATACACTGTAGTGGTGCTAATGATTCTAAATTTAGATACTCTGAAGAACTAACACCCTCGTTTCTCACT
This genomic interval from Myripristis murdjan chromosome 19, fMyrMur1.1, whole genome shotgun sequence contains the following:
- the sbk1 gene encoding serine/threonine-protein kinase SBK1 — protein: MQDHGGERQVASSLPHSVKASLSLSPSGPGRVGSGGGSPTSKMGYCGGVPVEDMQALAITSLSAADVAKHYEHIRELGKGTYGKVDLVQHRTQGTKMALKFVTKNKTKLKSFLREYSLTGSLSCSPFIIKVLDVLFETEDSYVFGQEYAPAGDLFDIIPPQVGLPEEMVKRCMQQLGLALDFMHSKNLVHRDVKPENVLLFDRECRRVKLADFGMTRRVGCRVKRVSGTIPYTAPEVCRASRAEGFLVTTSLDVWAFGVLVFCMLTGNFPWEAALPADAFYEEFRRWQKAGCPVGTYPSQWRRFTDDALRMFQRLLAAEPEKRCGVKDVFCFVKYDLVSELRRRASCRAKRGERSSSGVCTGTCTSSSSSSSSRSSHRHPEPSTPPGTSCLRPAPLKRSVLSDPLSPREESTQHHSPGRDKNKSQMMMATAIEICV